A single Epinephelus lanceolatus isolate andai-2023 chromosome 22, ASM4190304v1, whole genome shotgun sequence DNA region contains:
- the cth1 gene encoding cysteine three histidine 1: protein MFKTSSDDLFLPSYQDEELVDNLLSSEESDGDGGGGGEGLSLAKALLPLVESSSPPLIPWVCSTRYKTELCTSYSATGFCNYAERCQFAHGLHELHVPFRHPKYKTELCRSFHTTGYCYYGSRCLFVHNPTEQRPAVRRRRNVPCRTFRAFGVCPFGTRCNFLHVEGGDVGSGLESPHVDEEKTPPVPSPQLQPQTKEWKPRGALCRTFSSFGFCLYGTRCRFQHGLPSKVKTSEQTQGGSLFPQQSLGSSGLPSPTSPFTATSPISSTSSSPPSASPLATPPAEATAHNAFTFSSQHLSDLLLPLALHLQQLESNKAQEIWDNRAL from the coding sequence aCCAGTAGTGATGACTTGTTCCTGCCTTCCTACCAAGATGAGGAGCTGGTGGACAACCTGCTGTCCAGTGAGGAGTCAGATggagatggtggtggtggtggtgaaggACTCTCCCTGGCTAAGGCTCTGCTCCCCCTGGTAGagtcctcctcccctcccctcatcCCCTGGGTCTGCTCCACCCGCTACAAGACGGAGCTCTGCACCAGCTACTCAGCCACTGGTTTCTGCAATTACGCCGAGCGCTGTCAGTTCGCCCACGGCCTCCATGAGCTTCATGTTCCCTTCCGCCACCCAAAGTACAAAACGGAGTTGTGTCGCAGCTTTCACACAACCGGCTACTGCTACTACGGCAGCCGCTGCCTGTTCGTCCACAACCCCACCGAGCAGCGCCCTGCTGTGCGCCGCCGCAGGAATGTCCCCTGTCGCACCTTCCGTGCCTTTGGTGTCTGTCCCTTTGGAACCCGCTGTAACTTCCTGCATGTTGAGGGTGGAGATGTGGGCAGCGGTCTGGAGTCACCCCATGTTGACGAGGAGAAGACGCCACCTGTTCCCAGCCCCCAGCTCCAACCGCAAACCAAGGAGTGGAAACCACGTGGAGCTCTGTGCCGCACCTTCAGTTCCTTCGGTTTCTGCCTGTACGGCACACGCTGCCGCTTCCAGCACGGCCTCCCCAGCAAGGTCAAAACCTCCGAGCAGACCCAAGGAGGGTCCCTCTTCCCTCAGCAATCCCTTGGCAGCTCAGGTTTACCTTCCCCCACCTCCCCCTTCACCGCCACCTCACCCATCTCTTCaacctcctcttctcctccatcagcCTCCCCTTTGGCCACTCCGCCTGCAGAGGCTACAGCCCACAATGCCTTCACCTTCTCCAGTCAGCACCTCAGCGacctgctgctgccactggcCCTTCACCTACAGCAGCTCGAGAGCAACAAGGCGCAGGAGATCTGGGACAACAGGGCCCTCTGA